Proteins encoded together in one Spodoptera frugiperda isolate SF20-4 chromosome 15, AGI-APGP_CSIRO_Sfru_2.0, whole genome shotgun sequence window:
- the LOC118274505 gene encoding dynein regulatory complex subunit 5-like, whose product MKVPYLVNMNIYEAYAPLPSMTMSPAEAPRKIRAEDFEWDTTTTPAPLTYCAALVLSKMFNVLNPLKKILQKDIDILMDLYPADIELKYSVPSIKDEQYWKRSFETKFPSKRELGDIFWKGTYLSAYLQDYLESVNPDVFREDQAVELATLVSPYIYFFGINQLQMVRQPLPPLPSDIVEDTCEFSVPKVYDHIPMEPVLAKLYNLREISLVFGINNLADRYLTRYFEFTMADCDSICRGLEDLKHLKIFRINRSNLDCSKVKLILQSLVKKASIEELDFNHCKIGDYGMKALGGFIYVHENVKVVRIANNRFKEEGIQGVAYALQMKPAAPIELLDFSLNPMSLECATMFAAAFVRCKEKPQTLIVNSCGFSGASAEKMAGLLCLNRGLTRLDIAANDLSGDAEATLIRALEKNRKILNLDLRRTKISDESLAKVEELLKRNKNLLGQEMEPSDEIPPLYLNEPEYLIWEYNPNNPEHIPGRYPPRVPEV is encoded by the exons ATGAAAGTCCCTTACTTGGTTAATATGAATATATACGAGGCGTATGCCCCACTACCCTCGATGACTATGTCACCAGCCGAGGCGCCTCGGAAAATCAGAGCCGAGGACTTTGAGTGGGATACCACCACGACACCTGCTCCACTTACTTATTGCGCAGCTCTTGTTCTATCAAAAATGTTCAATGTCCTCAATCCACTGAAGAAGATCCTTCAGAAAGACATCGATATATTGATGGACTTATATCCTGCTGACATTGAACTGAAATACAGCGTCCCTAGTATCAAG GATGAACAATATTGGAAAAGATCATTTGAGACTAAATTCCCTTCAAAGAGGGAGTTGGGAGATATTTTCTGGAAAGGCACTTATTTATCCGCTTATCTTCAAGACTATTTGGAGTCTGTTAACCCTGACGTTTTTAGAGAAGATCAAGCTGTAGAACTTGCTACACTG GTCAGTCCATATATTTACTTCTTTGGAATCAACCAGCTGCAAATGGTCCGTCAACCACTACCACCACTACCTTCCGATATAGTTGAAGACACGTGCGAATTTAGTGTTCCAAAAGTCTATGACCACATACCCATGGAGCCAGTTTTAGCCAAACTATACAACCTTCGAGAAATATCTCTAGTGTTTGGTATAAATAATCTAGCGGATAGATATCTGACGAGATATTTCGAATTTACTATGGCTGATTGTGATTCCATTTGCCGTGGACTAGAAGATttgaaacatttgaaaatatttcgcATCAACCGAAGTAACCTAGATTGTTCTAAAGTAAAACTGATTCTTCAAAGTCTTGTTAAAAAAGCGAGTATTGAGGAATTGGATTTCAATCATTGTAAAATTGGTGATTACGGGATGAAAGCGCTTGGTGGCTTTATTTATGTCCATGAAAATGTAAAAGTGGTGAGAATAGCCAACAACAGATTTAAAGAAGAAGGCATCCAAGGTGTCGCGTATGCTTTGCAAATGAAACCAGCGGCTCCTATAGAACTTTTAG ATTTCAGCTTGAACCCGATGTCTCTAGAATGTGCGACTATGTTCGCGGCAGCATTTGTCAGGTGCAAGGAAAAACCGCAAACTTTGATCGTTAACTCTTGCGGTTTTAGCGGAGCGTCCGCAGAGAAG ATGGCGGGTCTCCTCTGCTTGAATCGTGGTCTCACTAGGCTGGATATAGCCGCCAATGATTTGTCAGGTGACGCCGAAGCCACTTTAATTCGTGCTCTAGAAAAGAACAGGAAGATCCTCAACTTAGACCTTCGAAGAACTA AGATTTCTGATGAATCACTAGCGAAGGTAGAAGAACTTCTGAAACGCAACAAGAATCTTCTGGGACAAGAGATGGAGCCCAGTGACGAAATACCTCCTCTGTACCTCAACGAGCCAGAGTACCTTATTTGGGAGTATAATCCTAATAACCCAGAACATATACCTGGGAGGTACCCACCAAGAGTACCAGaagtttag